In Plasmodium brasilianum strain Bolivian I chromosome 1, whole genome shotgun sequence, a single genomic region encodes these proteins:
- a CDS encoding regulator of chromosome condensation: MKKIKSTLFIFGSGECGQLPPEYCTDYIQVNPTAVQNLPGDIDEVICGSMHTIIKTKDDKIYSFGCNDMGVLGRKTHTNSIKDAEHFPTLVNFTCTSKIKKITCGDNHTAILLENGKVYVTGGFRDSCGVLGLPFFEKKNEIISKSDEFVEIKFSFSKKNSKYNSNSLQNNDQQDEEYNKSCSNYLDSNGIINKTNDEVKIINIISGEDHLVCLEESREYLFAMGNSDSCQVCNTFYEQGQAEIERLKYVFPKCYHYQDLGFHEKIKNIYCGGNNTFIQLEETLDVYAIGRNAYGSCGVSMKDNIIKKFEKIQELSKTEIVQLCGGQSFTVCLLKNNDLYIWGNREILGMEYKDDAYHPLKLNFFQKKNYSINTITCGTDHCLVLTNDGKLFGWGTGGNDFDENTCISTIEKNFPSEINYVKFVHKAISKDNTNNPDEWMEDKIKIVSFAGGSSHCAFICSHVDPERVSIKRGYDELYEEEACMKKQKSGRYFHNATEEGRGEAKMVHVGDAKGLTHINVKVDVDINEEVGADVNAYAEVGIEGEKKKNLVGGEKGNGTNEKEWQDENIKAYIDEKTKQMQSVEEENIESSNKNFSPSKDEYHGGAQNDNAELTENDILNNEQNKRRRSVKCKPHLSNESPTRRQPRRSCKENTSLNENMHRQYYQIVDTPITKKKRRTTSYVRCKSIKLKTILNENKNTKSKSVNAKRESVGRYYSKRENFKRESASQTPDVKIIRAKSSKMKN; encoded by the exons atgaaaaaaataaaaagtaccCTTTTCATATTTGGGTCTGGGGAATGTGGTCAGTTACCCCCAGAATATTGTACTGACTATATTCAGGTAAATCCAACAGCTGTTCAGAATTTACCAGGTGATATTGATGAAGTAATATGTGGATCTATGCACACAATTATAAAGACTAAAGATGATAAGATATATTCTTTTGGTTGTAACGACATGGGTGTATTAGGAAGAAAAACACATACAAATAGTATAAAGGATGCTGAACATTTTCCAACTCTTGTAAATTTTACCTGCacatcaaaaataaaaaaaattacttgtGGTGATAATCATACAGCGATATTGCTAGAAAATGGAAAAGTATATGTTACAGGAGGGTTTAGAGATTCTTGTGGTGTTTTGGGTTTaccattttttgaaaaaaaaaatgaaattatatctAAATCCGATGAATTtgtagaaataaaatttagtttttcaaaaaagaatAGTAAGTATAATAGTAACTctttacaaaataatgatCAACAAGATGaggaatataataaaagttgTTCTAACTACCTTGACAGTAATGGAATTATAAATAAGACTAATGATgaagttaaaataattaatataatatcagGAGAAGATCATTTAGTATGCCTTGAGGAAAGTCGAGAATACCTTTTTGCCATGGGGAATAGTGACTCTTGTCAAGTATGTAATACTTTTTATGAACAAGGTCAGGCAGAAATTGAAagattaaaatatgtatttccCAAGTGTTATCATTACCAAGATTTGGGGTTccatgaaaaaattaaaaatatatattgtggAGGAAACAATACATTCATTCAGTTAGAAGAAACATTAGATGTATATGCCATTGGTAGAAATGCATATGGTTCATGTGGTGTGTCTATGaaagataatataataaaaaaatttgaaaaaatacaagAATTATCGAAAACAGAAATAGTACAACTATGTGGAGGTCAAAGTTTTACTGTAtgcttattaaaaaataatgatttgTATATATGGGGAAATAGAGAAATATTAGGTATGGAATATAAAGATGATGCATATCATCCTTTAAagctaaatttttttcagaaaaaaaattattctattaATACTATAACTTGTGGTACTGATCACTGTTTAGTTTTAACAAATGATGGGAAATTATTTGGGTGGGGCACAGGAGGAAATGATTTTGACgaaaatacatgtataagcACCATTGAGAAAAATTTTCCAtctgaaataaattatgtaaaatttgtTCATAAAGCAATATCAAAAGATAATACAAACAACCCGGATGAATGGATggaagataaaattaaaattgtgTCGTTCGCTGGTGGTTCGTCCCACTGTGCTTTTATCTGTTCGCACGTAGATCCAGAACGTGTGTCAATAAAAAGAGGGTATGATGAACTGTATGAGGAAGAAGCGTGCATGAAGAAACAGAAGAGTGGAAGGTACTTTCACAATGCCACAGAGGAAGGGAGAGGCGAAGCAAAAATGGTGCATGTTGGAGATGCCAAAGGACTTACGCACATTAATGTGAAGGTAGATGTGGACATAAATGAGGAAGTAGGTGCGGATGTAAATGCATATGCAGAGGTGGGAAtagaaggggaaaaaaagaaaaatttagtaGGCGGAGAAAAGGGAAACGGTACCAACGAAAAAGAGTGGCAGGACGAGAATATTAAAGCGTACATagatgaaaaaacaaaacaaatgcAAAGCGTTGAGgaagaaaatatagaat cgagtaataaaaattttagcCCTTCAAAAGATGAATATCATGGAGGAGCACAAAATGATAATGCAGAATTAActgaaaatgatatattaaataatgaacaaaataaaagaaggaGAAGCGTTAAATGTAAACCTCATCTAAGTAATGAAAGTCCAACAAGAAGACAGCCACGAAGATCTTGTAAAGAAAATACttcattaaatgaaaatatgcaCAGACAATATTATCAAATTGTAGATACACCTATtacgaaaaagaaaagaagaacaaCATCATATGTTAGATGTAAAAGCATTAAACTTAAAAcgattttaaatgaaaataaaaataccaAGTCAAAATCGGTTAATGCAAAAAGAGAAAGTGTAGGTAGGTACTATTCCAAACGAGAAAACTTTAAACGAGAATCTGCATCTCAGACACCagatgtaaaaattataagagcCAAATCgtcaaaaatgaaaaattaa